One segment of Corynebacterium caspium DSM 44850 DNA contains the following:
- a CDS encoding error-prone DNA polymerase, protein MEFHGGEALTWSKLESVLSRGEAIPEVVSAVKTDIVIPKSAPVAFAELHMRSSYSFLIGASSPEELVKRAVQLGLSAVGLLDRDGFYGVVSLAEAAEKYGLDTVFGAELTLGEEKILPILCKGPEGYKRLSHLLSDAHMKGGAKGRLAYPPIAEIAACLGAYCYVLVTHNWLEELELLRRHFGDDQLILEYPATMVPTDTDIHLALDAAPQHLRRLVSAVPAAATRKQAKVAGIKQSLRTQETKKQADYKLHPMGASWLRSGAEILQILPRTQLLETSVEIAKECAFPLNLVAPNLPEIAAPPGHTDMSWLTELTWQRARQRYANWPSEIWEKAQKQIRYELSVIQELNFPGYFLIVSDIVDFCKSENILCQGRGSAANSVVCFSLGITNAEPISAQLLFERFLSAERDGPPDIDLDIESTRREIVIQYVYRTYGRKNAAQVANISTYRERGALRDAGRALGYPAGIADGWINGTAEIPTAVAELAHQLYGQPRHLGIHSGGMVICDRPIADVVPTEWARKENRSILQWDKDDCATIGLVKFDLLGLGMLEALHHMIDLVEETTGKNIKLWELDMTDSAVYAMLAKGDAIGVFQVESRAQLNTLPRMKPRCFFDLVIEIALIRPGPIQGGSVHPYLRRRDGLEEITYDHPVLENALRKTLGIPLFQEQLMQITADAAGFSGVEADTLRRAMGSRRSSAKMAEIHQKFINGCKQHNGISKEIAEKLWAKITAFAAYGFPESHAQSFASIVFFSAWFKHYYPAHFCVGLLRAQPMGFYSPQSLIQDARRHGITVLAADIATSQVQPTVTAKGEIQLGLGAIRGIGDTVAQKVVSARQNGGNFSDIADLARRADLSVAQTENLAKAGALESLHLNRRQALWAAGVAATENSNMLPGLTITTAPALPGMSALEILATDIATTGITAQQHPLEDFRAALTAKNIIAANKLVNYESGTRILTAGIVTHRQRPATAGGVTFLGLEDETGLINVVVSPGLWQRHRQIARLAPALIIRGKLMKTGEVVQIIADNLEELPVGKWLSRGSRDFR, encoded by the coding sequence ATGGAGTTTCACGGTGGGGAGGCACTGACATGGTCCAAATTAGAAAGCGTTCTTTCACGCGGGGAAGCAATACCAGAAGTAGTATCAGCAGTAAAAACAGATATCGTTATTCCTAAATCAGCGCCAGTAGCTTTTGCCGAGCTGCACATGCGTAGTTCCTATAGCTTTTTAATCGGCGCAAGCAGTCCCGAAGAATTGGTGAAAAGAGCTGTACAGCTGGGATTATCTGCGGTGGGGTTACTGGATCGGGATGGGTTTTATGGGGTGGTGAGTCTGGCAGAAGCTGCTGAAAAATATGGATTAGACACAGTGTTTGGGGCAGAACTGACATTGGGGGAGGAAAAGATTTTGCCAATTCTTTGTAAAGGACCAGAAGGCTATAAACGCCTTTCGCATCTACTTAGCGATGCCCATATGAAAGGCGGAGCAAAAGGCCGTTTGGCATATCCGCCGATAGCTGAAATTGCCGCTTGTTTAGGGGCATATTGCTATGTATTAGTTACTCATAATTGGTTGGAGGAATTGGAATTATTACGTCGCCATTTCGGCGATGACCAGCTAATTCTGGAATATCCAGCCACTATGGTTCCTACAGATACAGATATCCACTTAGCTCTTGATGCTGCACCTCAACACCTGCGTCGCTTAGTTTCTGCAGTCCCGGCTGCAGCCACTAGAAAACAGGCCAAAGTAGCTGGAATAAAACAATCTCTGCGCACTCAGGAGACTAAAAAACAAGCTGATTATAAATTGCACCCGATGGGCGCCTCCTGGCTGCGTTCTGGAGCAGAAATATTACAAATTCTACCGCGAACACAGTTATTGGAAACCAGTGTAGAAATCGCTAAAGAATGTGCCTTTCCACTGAATCTAGTAGCACCTAATCTTCCTGAAATAGCAGCTCCTCCTGGTCATACGGACATGAGCTGGCTAACCGAACTTACCTGGCAGCGCGCGCGGCAGCGTTATGCCAATTGGCCCTCAGAAATTTGGGAAAAAGCCCAAAAACAAATCCGCTATGAACTCTCAGTGATCCAGGAATTAAATTTTCCAGGCTACTTTTTGATCGTTTCTGACATAGTGGATTTTTGTAAGTCAGAAAATATTTTATGCCAAGGCAGAGGTTCTGCAGCTAATTCAGTAGTGTGCTTTTCCCTAGGGATTACCAATGCAGAGCCAATATCTGCACAGTTGCTATTTGAGCGTTTCCTATCTGCTGAACGCGATGGTCCCCCCGATATTGATCTAGATATTGAATCCACCCGGCGCGAAATCGTAATCCAATATGTATACCGAACTTATGGGCGGAAAAATGCTGCACAAGTGGCAAATATCAGCACCTATAGAGAGCGCGGAGCTTTAAGAGATGCCGGAAGAGCCTTAGGATATCCGGCCGGAATAGCAGATGGTTGGATTAATGGAACTGCAGAAATACCAACTGCAGTAGCAGAACTTGCCCACCAACTGTATGGGCAACCGCGCCACCTAGGCATACATTCCGGCGGCATGGTTATTTGTGATCGCCCCATTGCCGATGTGGTTCCTACGGAGTGGGCTCGCAAAGAAAACCGTTCGATTCTGCAGTGGGATAAAGACGATTGTGCAACCATCGGCTTGGTTAAATTTGATCTTTTAGGCCTGGGAATGCTCGAAGCTTTACACCACATGATTGATCTAGTTGAAGAAACAACAGGAAAAAATATTAAGCTGTGGGAACTAGATATGACCGACTCAGCGGTATATGCCATGTTGGCTAAAGGCGATGCCATTGGGGTATTCCAAGTGGAATCTCGAGCGCAGCTAAATACACTGCCCCGAATGAAACCGCGTTGCTTTTTTGACCTGGTAATAGAAATTGCCCTAATTCGACCAGGTCCTATCCAAGGTGGGTCCGTACACCCTTACCTGCGGCGTCGCGATGGACTGGAAGAAATTACCTATGACCATCCGGTATTAGAAAATGCTTTGCGCAAAACCTTAGGAATTCCGCTATTCCAAGAACAATTAATGCAAATAACCGCAGACGCAGCCGGCTTTAGTGGGGTAGAGGCAGATACTTTAAGACGCGCTATGGGTTCTAGGCGCTCTAGCGCAAAAATGGCAGAAATTCACCAAAAATTCATCAACGGATGCAAGCAACATAATGGTATAAGCAAAGAAATAGCAGAAAAACTCTGGGCCAAGATCACTGCTTTCGCAGCTTATGGATTCCCAGAATCACATGCTCAAAGCTTTGCTTCTATTGTATTTTTCTCTGCGTGGTTTAAACACTATTACCCAGCGCATTTCTGTGTGGGATTATTGCGGGCACAGCCCATGGGATTTTATTCTCCCCAATCTTTAATCCAGGATGCACGACGCCACGGAATAACAGTTTTAGCAGCAGATATAGCTACCAGCCAGGTGCAGCCCACGGTGACTGCAAAAGGAGAAATTCAATTAGGCCTAGGTGCCATCCGTGGAATTGGAGACACCGTGGCTCAAAAAGTAGTAAGTGCTAGGCAAAATGGTGGCAATTTTAGCGATATTGCAGATCTAGCCCGCCGCGCCGATCTCTCAGTTGCTCAAACTGAAAATCTGGCCAAAGCAGGAGCTTTAGAAAGCCTGCACCTTAACCGCCGTCAAGCACTATGGGCAGCCGGAGTGGCTGCTACTGAAAATTCCAATATGCTGCCAGGCCTTACTATTACTACGGCTCCCGCACTACCGGGAATGAGTGCCTTAGAAATACTGGCAACTGATATCGCCACTACCGGAATAACTGCACAGCAACATCCTTTAGAGGATTTCCGAGCAGCTTTAACTGCAAAAAACATTATTGCAGCAAATAAATTAGTTAATTATGAATCTGGAACCCGGATATTAACGGCAGGCATAGTAACGCATAGACAACGTCCTGCAACTGCTGGAGGAGTAACCTTTTTAGGCTTAGAAGATGAAACTGGATTAATAAATGTGGTGGTATCTCCAGGTTTATGGCAGCGCCATAGACAAATAGCGCGATTAGCCCCAGCATTAATAATTCGAGGAAAACTAATGAAAACCGGTGAAGTCGTGCAAATCATAGCTGATAATTTAGAAGAACTGCCAGTAGGAAAATGGTTATCCCGCGGATCCAGGGATTTCCGGTGA
- a CDS encoding tRNA (cytidine(34)-2'-O)-methyltransferase translates to MSGAPFHVIFDNPVIPGNTGNAIRLCANTGATLHLVEPLGFNFDDKNLKRAGLDYHDLADVQIHPNFEACLAALPDSRIFAFTTHATSSLATVSFQPGDALLFGTEPTGLPATHYEHPRISAQVRIPMLPARRSMNLSNAAAVGLFEAWRQVGYRGAI, encoded by the coding sequence ATGAGTGGCGCACCTTTTCATGTAATTTTCGATAATCCGGTAATTCCTGGCAACACTGGCAATGCTATTCGGCTTTGTGCGAATACTGGCGCTACCTTGCATCTCGTGGAGCCTTTGGGATTTAATTTTGATGATAAAAATCTTAAGCGGGCGGGTTTGGATTATCACGATTTAGCAGATGTGCAGATCCACCCGAATTTTGAAGCTTGTTTGGCAGCTCTTCCAGATTCTCGCATTTTTGCTTTTACTACGCACGCTACTTCTAGTCTTGCGACGGTTTCTTTCCAACCAGGCGATGCCTTACTTTTTGGTACCGAACCTACTGGATTGCCAGCCACCCACTATGAGCATCCGCGAATTTCTGCACAGGTGCGTATTCCGATGTTGCCGGCAAGGCGTTCTATGAATCTTTCAAATGCCGCTGCTGTGGGACTTTTTGAGGCCTGGCGCCAAGTTGGTTATCGCGGCGCCATTTAG
- a CDS encoding PH domain-containing protein: protein MSSAESAATPWRKVHRITPLLNFWGTILAAISALMLNISGSALSDIGKFIRDGHLWIPLAVIGVLVLICGLVWLISQIWWREIGYQLGVETLQFKHGVISKEVRTARYDRVEAVDLVEPLIPRLFGLAEVVVETAGGKDSALKIRLLNKSVAENLREEILDRVHGNNLTAPKDPTALTEADLAAKNSPFIDTIAAAKKATEEVAAEDVLIPPIPLAHSLLSLISIPRIVFVLLVVVMTYFSETRSGFILVMVIGLMKNIWDVTDKFWQFQAYWIKPNNILAVSYGVANKRKQTIPLHRIHAVEIHQPVLWRIFKWWQIRVDIAGYGNEIDSDGTTLILPVGNKEQADKLLAAVNAVPQRPAANPVLYFHSPKRAHWFSPLSAAKQWVILDPETNRSTVSTGWAHRRISSIDISHIQEITFRQNLIQRKLKLATVEYHLVSGPVKMLAKDLEEEAAWHLLTELRSRKLPPITTAQ, encoded by the coding sequence GTGAGTAGTGCAGAATCTGCGGCCACCCCGTGGAGAAAAGTGCACCGGATTACCCCGCTGCTCAACTTCTGGGGCACTATATTGGCTGCAATCTCAGCGTTAATGCTAAATATTTCAGGCTCCGCATTATCCGATATCGGAAAATTTATTCGAGACGGCCATTTATGGATTCCGCTCGCAGTTATTGGAGTTCTGGTTTTAATTTGCGGTCTTGTTTGGTTAATTTCGCAGATTTGGTGGCGCGAAATTGGTTACCAACTAGGGGTTGAAACCTTACAATTCAAACACGGAGTTATTTCCAAGGAGGTTCGTACTGCTCGCTATGATCGCGTAGAAGCCGTAGATCTAGTAGAACCCCTGATACCCAGACTTTTCGGGCTAGCTGAAGTAGTAGTAGAAACTGCTGGTGGCAAGGACTCTGCCTTAAAAATTAGGTTATTAAATAAATCAGTAGCTGAAAACTTAAGGGAAGAAATCTTAGACCGAGTACATGGAAATAATTTAACGGCTCCTAAAGATCCCACTGCCTTAACGGAAGCTGATTTAGCTGCTAAGAACTCGCCATTTATTGATACGATCGCCGCAGCAAAAAAGGCAACCGAGGAAGTAGCCGCAGAAGATGTGCTAATTCCACCTATACCTTTAGCACACAGCCTACTTAGCCTGATCTCAATTCCACGGATAGTATTCGTGCTTTTAGTAGTCGTAATGACTTATTTTAGTGAAACCCGTAGCGGTTTCATCCTGGTAATGGTCATCGGCCTAATGAAAAATATTTGGGATGTCACAGATAAATTCTGGCAATTTCAAGCCTATTGGATCAAACCCAACAATATTCTAGCCGTATCCTATGGTGTAGCTAATAAACGCAAGCAAACAATTCCCCTACACCGCATTCATGCCGTTGAAATACACCAACCAGTTTTATGGCGCATATTTAAATGGTGGCAAATACGCGTAGATATTGCAGGATACGGCAACGAAATAGATAGCGACGGCACCACATTAATCCTGCCAGTAGGAAATAAAGAACAAGCCGATAAACTACTTGCCGCTGTGAACGCTGTGCCCCAAAGACCTGCAGCTAATCCGGTCCTATATTTCCACTCCCCAAAGCGTGCGCACTGGTTCTCTCCGCTCTCCGCCGCCAAACAGTGGGTTATCTTAGATCCAGAAACTAATCGAAGCACAGTATCTACAGGCTGGGCACATCGCAGAATCTCCAGCATCGATATCAGCCACATTCAAGAAATAACTTTCCGGCAAAATTTGATACAAAGAAAATTAAAACTAGCCACGGTGGAATACCACCTAGTATCAGGACCTGTAAAAATGTTGGCCAAAGACCTAGAAGAAGAAGCCGCCTGGCACCTACTTACAGAACTTCGTAGCAGAAAACTACCCCCGATCACTACAGCCCAATAG
- a CDS encoding PH domain-containing protein yields the protein MNSQVDEVLFGMRGVSSKLITARYIGRVGGLLVVVIALIAASIYWQEKWLYLILGIFIIALVTIAIAIPFQVKWIKWLESKDELFISKGRFFHTYTVVPYGRIQYVHVTAGPLENRFGIKTLTVQTASPTSDCSIPGLPAAEADSLRERLSFMARERISGL from the coding sequence ATGAATTCCCAAGTAGATGAAGTGTTATTTGGAATGCGTGGAGTCAGCTCCAAGCTAATCACTGCTCGCTATATCGGGAGGGTAGGGGGTCTACTAGTGGTAGTCATAGCCTTAATTGCTGCCAGTATTTACTGGCAGGAAAAGTGGCTATATCTTATTTTAGGAATTTTCATAATTGCTTTAGTAACTATTGCTATTGCTATCCCTTTTCAAGTTAAGTGGATTAAATGGTTAGAAAGTAAAGACGAGCTATTTATTAGCAAAGGCCGTTTTTTTCATACTTATACCGTAGTACCTTATGGGCGCATTCAATACGTGCACGTTACCGCTGGGCCACTTGAGAATAGATTTGGTATTAAAACCTTAACTGTGCAAACAGCTTCCCCTACTTCTGATTGCAGTATTCCCGGCTTACCTGCAGCTGAAGCAGATTCCTTGCGTGAACGGCTCTCCTTCATGGCCCGGGAAAGGATTAGCGGACTGTGA
- a CDS encoding carbon starvation CstA family protein — MAQPTSAPAPQVDVPEGIELGRNPETGHIVAVHDNRKMKLSTRLIMAVIAIIAAFGWAAIAFHRGEQVNSVWIVAAAIGSYIIAFTFYARLIDNKIVRPRDERATPAEYLADGRDYIPTDRRVLFGHHFAAIAGAGPLVGPVMAAQMGYLPSTLWIVLGVIFAGAVQDFLVLWVSTRRRGRSLGQMVRDEMGTIGGAAGMFAVMAIMIIIIAVLSLIVVNALAHSPWGVFSIALTIPIAFFMGIYMRYWRPGKVMEVSAIGVVMLLFAIVAGGWVANTELGAQWFTLSKVTLAWCLIGYGVMAALMPVWLLLAPRDYLSTFMKVGVIALLAVAIVVVRPVVEMPAVTHFAWDGTGPVFAGNLFPFLFITIACGALSGFHALISSGTTPKLLEKESQMRLIGYGGMLLESFVAIMALVTAVIIDQHMYFVMNAPTTLTGGDPGIAAAWVNSLGLHGSDLQADQLVAAAHAVGEETVISRTGGAPTLAFGMSMILTDMFGNDSLQAFWYHFAIMFEALFILTTVDAGTRVARFMMTDTLGSIPGLQKFKDTSWKTGSWISTFIVCGLWGAILLMGVTDPLGGINVLFPLFGIANQLLAAIALSLVTVVVVKKGLYKWVWIPGVPLVWDLIVTMVASWQKVFSDNPAIGYWANHVRYKDAQTQGLMEFGNAKSPEAIAAVVRNTAVQGVLSLLFASLVIIVVITAIVACIRAIKARAAGQEVHTSAEPFTPSNFFAPQGLLATDIEKLVDEVQGSDELAVAAGEKGHSH, encoded by the coding sequence ATGGCTCAACCCACCAGTGCACCCGCTCCTCAGGTAGATGTTCCTGAGGGTATTGAATTAGGGCGCAATCCTGAAACTGGTCATATCGTCGCCGTGCATGACAATCGCAAGATGAAGCTAAGTACCCGTTTAATAATGGCGGTTATCGCTATTATTGCGGCATTTGGCTGGGCTGCGATTGCCTTCCACCGTGGCGAACAAGTTAATTCCGTGTGGATCGTCGCCGCTGCTATTGGCTCTTATATTATTGCCTTTACTTTTTATGCGCGACTGATTGACAATAAGATCGTACGTCCACGCGATGAACGTGCTACCCCGGCTGAATATCTTGCCGACGGCCGCGACTACATCCCCACAGACCGCCGGGTGCTTTTCGGACACCACTTTGCAGCTATTGCAGGTGCTGGTCCGCTAGTTGGCCCGGTAATGGCAGCTCAGATGGGCTATTTGCCTTCAACTTTATGGATCGTGCTGGGCGTAATTTTCGCCGGTGCGGTACAGGATTTCCTTGTGCTGTGGGTATCTACGCGTCGTCGGGGGCGTTCGCTGGGACAGATGGTACGCGATGAAATGGGTACCATCGGCGGCGCTGCAGGCATGTTTGCCGTAATGGCCATCATGATCATCATCATCGCTGTACTTTCGCTTATCGTAGTTAATGCGCTAGCCCACAGCCCCTGGGGTGTGTTCTCCATTGCCTTGACCATCCCGATCGCTTTCTTCATGGGCATCTATATGCGGTACTGGCGCCCCGGAAAGGTTATGGAAGTATCCGCTATCGGCGTGGTAATGCTACTTTTTGCCATCGTCGCCGGTGGTTGGGTAGCTAATACCGAACTAGGCGCACAGTGGTTCACCCTCTCCAAAGTCACCCTGGCTTGGTGCCTAATTGGTTACGGCGTGATGGCTGCACTAATGCCGGTATGGCTTTTGCTTGCCCCGCGTGACTACCTCTCCACCTTTATGAAGGTGGGCGTAATTGCCCTGCTAGCAGTAGCAATTGTGGTTGTTCGCCCAGTAGTTGAGATGCCTGCAGTCACCCACTTTGCTTGGGATGGCACGGGTCCCGTATTTGCCGGAAATCTCTTCCCCTTCCTATTTATTACTATTGCCTGTGGCGCACTTTCGGGATTCCACGCGCTGATTTCTTCGGGTACCACTCCGAAGCTGCTGGAAAAAGAATCTCAGATGCGCCTAATCGGTTATGGCGGCATGTTGCTGGAATCCTTTGTGGCCATCATGGCTTTGGTTACCGCGGTAATCATCGACCAGCACATGTACTTCGTGATGAACGCCCCGACGACTCTAACCGGTGGCGATCCAGGAATTGCAGCTGCGTGGGTTAATTCCCTGGGCTTGCATGGTAGCGATCTACAAGCTGATCAATTGGTAGCTGCTGCACATGCAGTAGGTGAAGAAACCGTAATTTCTCGTACTGGCGGCGCCCCCACCTTGGCCTTCGGTATGTCAATGATCCTCACAGATATGTTTGGCAACGATAGCCTCCAGGCCTTCTGGTATCACTTTGCCATCATGTTTGAGGCTCTCTTCATCCTCACCACTGTTGACGCCGGTACCCGGGTAGCTCGCTTCATGATGACTGACACCCTTGGTTCCATCCCTGGTCTGCAGAAATTCAAGGATACTTCCTGGAAGACTGGCAGCTGGATCTCCACCTTCATTGTGTGTGGACTCTGGGGCGCAATCTTATTGATGGGGGTTACCGATCCCCTCGGTGGCATCAACGTACTATTCCCGCTATTTGGTATCGCAAACCAGCTCCTAGCTGCTATTGCACTTTCTCTGGTAACGGTAGTAGTTGTAAAGAAGGGCCTCTATAAGTGGGTTTGGATACCGGGCGTACCTTTGGTCTGGGATCTAATTGTCACCATGGTGGCTTCCTGGCAGAAGGTTTTCTCCGATAATCCAGCCATCGGTTACTGGGCTAACCACGTGCGCTATAAGGATGCCCAAACTCAAGGCCTCATGGAATTTGGCAATGCTAAATCCCCCGAAGCCATTGCTGCAGTAGTTCGCAATACCGCAGTACAAGGCGTGCTTTCCTTATTGTTCGCCAGCTTGGTAATCATAGTGGTAATCACCGCTATTGTGGCCTGCATCCGCGCCATAAAGGCTCGCGCTGCGGGACAAGAAGTACACACCAGTGCAGAACCTTTCACCCCATCGAACTTCTTTGCACCGCAAGGCTTGCTTGCCACAGATATTGAAAAGCTAGTAGACGAAGTCCAAGGTTCCGATGAGCTCGCCGTAGCCGCCGGAGAGAAAGGGCACAGCCACTAA
- a CDS encoding bifunctional methylenetetrahydrofolate dehydrogenase/methenyltetrahydrofolate cyclohydrolase produces MTAIKLDGNLYRAEFLEDLKKRVAALKARGTTPGLATVLVGEDPGSQNYVRMKHKDCAEVGIKSISRHLPAETTQEELHAVLDELNKNPECTGYIVQLPLPKHLDENAALERIDPAKDADGLHPVNLGKLVLGEAAPLPCTPNGSISLLRRFGVELNGSKVVVIGRGITVGRPIGLMLTRRSENSTVTLCHTGTKDLAAETRRADVIIAAAGVPHMLTKDMIRPGVAILDVGVSRVEGKTTGDVHPDCWEIAGAISPNPGGVGPMTRTFLLENVVARAERLAADSNATN; encoded by the coding sequence GTGACTGCCATTAAACTAGACGGAAACCTGTACCGAGCCGAATTCCTTGAAGACCTCAAAAAACGGGTAGCCGCCCTCAAAGCTCGCGGCACTACCCCCGGCCTTGCCACCGTATTGGTAGGCGAAGACCCCGGCAGCCAAAACTATGTGCGCATGAAGCATAAAGACTGCGCTGAAGTGGGAATCAAATCCATAAGTAGGCATCTACCTGCAGAAACCACGCAAGAAGAACTGCACGCCGTGCTCGATGAGCTAAATAAAAACCCGGAATGTACCGGATATATTGTGCAACTCCCGCTCCCCAAACACTTAGATGAAAACGCCGCACTAGAGCGCATCGACCCCGCCAAAGATGCCGATGGCCTGCATCCAGTGAACCTAGGCAAGCTAGTTTTAGGAGAAGCAGCTCCGTTGCCGTGTACCCCCAATGGTTCCATCAGCTTGCTACGACGTTTTGGAGTAGAACTTAACGGCTCCAAAGTAGTAGTAATCGGACGCGGAATTACAGTAGGGCGACCCATCGGTTTAATGCTTACCCGTCGCAGCGAAAACTCCACGGTAACCCTGTGCCATACCGGCACAAAAGATCTAGCCGCAGAAACTCGCCGCGCAGATGTCATCATCGCCGCCGCAGGCGTCCCCCACATGCTCACCAAGGATATGATCCGGCCTGGGGTTGCGATCCTAGATGTTGGAGTATCGCGAGTAGAAGGCAAAACTACCGGAGATGTGCACCCCGATTGTTGGGAAATAGCTGGCGCAATCTCCCCAAACCCCGGCGGTGTAGGCCCAATGACGCGCACATTCTTATTAGAAAACGTAGTAGCCCGTGCCGAGCGCCTAGCTGCCGACTCCAACGCAACTAACTAG
- a CDS encoding MetQ/NlpA family ABC transporter substrate-binding protein, translating into MKLRKLLASGAAVLIATTGLVACSGDSKDGANDVIKIGTTDSAKKAWITFAEVAKEEGFDIEIVDYSDYNTPNDALNQGQIDVNQFQHLKFLANYNHGRNTDLTPIVSTEVVPLALFWKGHTSIDGIEGQSIAIPNDSTNQGRAINVLVQAGLLTLKSKDLIEPTPADIDAAKSKVQVTPVDAAQSTVVYGEGKPAVINNSFLDRAGINPKSAVFSDDPANPAVEPYINAFVVKKDRANDQDIIRLGQLWHSDKVQAAVNEDSAGTSVQVQRAPEELQAILARLQENLKNAK; encoded by the coding sequence ATGAAACTGCGTAAATTACTTGCTAGCGGCGCTGCCGTACTGATTGCTACCACTGGACTAGTAGCTTGTTCTGGAGATTCCAAAGATGGTGCTAATGACGTCATCAAAATCGGTACCACCGATTCAGCCAAAAAAGCTTGGATCACCTTTGCTGAGGTAGCAAAGGAAGAAGGATTCGATATTGAAATAGTTGATTACTCTGATTACAACACTCCCAATGACGCCCTAAATCAAGGCCAAATTGATGTTAACCAATTCCAACACTTGAAGTTCTTGGCTAATTACAATCACGGCCGCAATACGGATTTAACTCCTATTGTTTCCACTGAGGTCGTCCCCTTGGCTTTATTCTGGAAGGGTCATACCTCTATTGATGGCATCGAAGGCCAGTCAATTGCTATCCCCAATGACTCCACCAATCAGGGCCGCGCAATTAACGTACTTGTGCAGGCAGGACTGCTAACTCTTAAGTCGAAAGATCTAATAGAGCCCACTCCAGCTGATATCGATGCCGCGAAATCTAAGGTTCAGGTAACTCCGGTTGATGCAGCCCAGTCCACTGTTGTTTATGGCGAAGGCAAGCCCGCAGTTATCAATAACTCCTTCTTGGATCGTGCCGGGATCAATCCCAAGAGCGCAGTTTTTTCTGATGATCCTGCTAACCCTGCCGTTGAGCCTTATATCAACGCCTTTGTGGTTAAAAAAGATCGCGCCAATGATCAAGACATAATTCGCTTAGGTCAGCTGTGGCACTCCGATAAGGTTCAGGCTGCGGTGAATGAAGATTCCGCTGGTACCTCAGTTCAGGTACAGCGCGCTCCTGAAGAACTACAAGCCATTCTCGCGCGTCTGCAAGAGAACCTTAAAAACGCCAAGTAG
- a CDS encoding DUF3017 domain-containing protein → MKTIEPIGQQEALLNPHSRGQKPSRLPVWLQKTMVIIFLLMIIASGIWALTEHWRRASLMLGLALAWLIIPRITCDDRIIGLFSVRSKRFDVTFCLGIAIAMVGLAGSVDSLGS, encoded by the coding sequence ATGAAGACCATCGAACCCATCGGCCAGCAGGAGGCTTTACTAAACCCGCACAGCAGGGGACAAAAGCCCTCCCGACTGCCGGTGTGGTTACAAAAAACGATGGTCATAATTTTCTTGCTAATGATTATCGCCTCCGGAATTTGGGCACTAACCGAACATTGGCGCCGAGCTTCCCTAATGCTGGGGCTAGCTTTAGCCTGGCTCATAATTCCCCGAATAACCTGCGACGACCGCATAATCGGGCTATTTTCCGTACGCTCCAAACGCTTCGATGTGACCTTCTGTTTAGGGATTGCAATAGCCATGGTGGGGCTAGCTGGCTCCGTAGATTCTTTAGGTAGCTAA